A section of the Leptotrichia sp. HSP-342 genome encodes:
- a CDS encoding MarR family winged helix-turn-helix transcriptional regulator, which produces MINNGKMEIQKCIYFTISKMFRMVNKIAEESFEKLDIYPTHGFLMIILKEEENGLTVNQISEALAIAPSTVTRFVDKLVSKGYVERKKSGKNSFTKITEEGLKIMPNIYKAWHGISEKIEEVVGNEEYLRKKGEDFKEFADILGKDKKYDKISEDFDFWII; this is translated from the coding sequence ATGATTAACAATGGAAAGATGGAAATTCAAAAATGTATTTATTTTACAATTTCAAAAATGTTTAGAATGGTAAACAAAATAGCGGAAGAATCATTCGAAAAATTGGATATTTATCCAACACATGGCTTTCTTATGATTATTTTGAAAGAAGAGGAAAATGGACTTACAGTAAATCAAATTTCAGAAGCACTTGCCATAGCACCTTCAACAGTTACAAGATTTGTTGACAAGCTTGTTTCAAAAGGATATGTAGAAAGAAAAAAATCTGGAAAGAATTCATTTACAAAAATAACGGAAGAAGGACTTAAAATAATGCCTAATATTTACAAAGCATGGCACGGAATTTCGGAAAAAATAGAAGAAGTTGTTGGAAATGAAGAATATTTGAGAAAAAAAGGGGAAGATTTCAAGGAATTTGCAGATATATTAGGTAAAGACAAGAAATATGACAAGATAAGCGAAGATTTTGATTTTTGGATTATTTAA
- a CDS encoding AI-2E family transporter — translation MKFYDEEKLLKLRNVLIVVVLSLWALLLFFKVYDNFAKSIRMVTSTIFPFILSFVIVYCLMPFIDMISKKDKNENFIKNSKLDELEKIEKMGVDNEERSKKMKLFNELSSKNKKEKYKLNRTTAILIVLSVFFIVFLYIVLTIVPIITKQISSLIDFLLKNQEKLQNNFFGFLESNNIDLRSSLMSSKDAIVSNAITVVSSSFSLISSTFSLLFMTPIFTIMLIFSYDNIENGVKRILRNMNREDMIVLIKHMDETIGKYILVTALDSMIVGVVSFVIFYFLKMDYSMLFSIIVGFGNVIPFIGPFIGLIPAILYAFTKSFKLVILIVVLITIVQTIEANIVKPWLTGKSVKMHPITTLLVVLIGGALFGIGGAFIAIPVYIIVKLTWLFYWEKYMEKNK, via the coding sequence ATGAAGTTTTATGATGAAGAAAAATTATTAAAACTAAGAAATGTACTAATTGTTGTGGTTTTATCACTTTGGGCACTTTTATTGTTTTTTAAGGTTTATGATAATTTTGCAAAATCAATACGAATGGTTACAAGTACCATTTTTCCCTTTATTTTGTCGTTTGTAATAGTGTACTGTCTAATGCCTTTTATTGATATGATTAGTAAAAAAGATAAAAATGAAAATTTTATAAAGAATAGTAAACTGGATGAGCTCGAAAAAATTGAAAAAATGGGTGTGGACAATGAAGAAAGAAGTAAAAAAATGAAATTGTTCAATGAACTTTCCAGTAAAAATAAAAAAGAAAAATACAAGTTAAATCGAACTACTGCGATTTTAATAGTATTATCAGTATTTTTTATAGTTTTTCTTTATATAGTTTTGACGATTGTGCCAATAATTACAAAACAAATATCAAGTCTTATAGACTTTTTATTAAAAAATCAGGAAAAACTGCAAAACAACTTTTTTGGTTTTCTTGAAAGCAATAATATTGATTTACGAAGTTCGCTTATGAGTTCTAAGGATGCAATTGTATCTAATGCCATAACAGTTGTAAGCTCAAGCTTTTCGTTGATAAGCAGTACATTTAGTTTATTATTTATGACGCCTATTTTTACTATAATGCTGATTTTCAGCTATGATAATATTGAAAATGGGGTAAAACGAATTTTACGTAATATGAACAGGGAGGACATGATAGTCCTTATAAAGCATATGGATGAAACTATTGGAAAATACATTCTTGTAACGGCACTTGACAGTATGATAGTCGGAGTTGTGTCATTTGTTATATTTTACTTTCTAAAAATGGATTATAGTATGCTTTTTTCGATAATTGTAGGGTTTGGAAATGTAATACCGTTTATTGGACCGTTTATTGGGCTTATTCCAGCAATATTGTATGCTTTTACAAAGTCGTTTAAGCTGGTAATTCTGATAGTAGTACTAATTACGATTGTTCAGACAATAGAGGCGAATATAGTAAAACCCTGGCTGACAGGAAAATCTGTAAAAATGCACCCAATTACGACACTTTTGGTAGTTCTTATTGGAGGAGCGTTATTTGGGATCGGGGGAGCATTCATTGCTATTCCTGTGTATATCATAGTTAAATTGACATGGCTATTCTATTGGGAAAAATATATGGAAAAAAACAAATAA
- a CDS encoding nitronate monooxygenase, with protein sequence MTEIKKENVENSNGKKKIELKGIKIGKYFIEKPIVQGGMGVGISWDQLAGNVAKNGCLGTISAICTGYYQNMRFVKKAVNGRPLGTENAYNREALFEIFKNARKICGDKPLACNVLHAINDYERVVRDALDAGANIIVTGAGLPLELPRLVKDFPDVEIVPIVSSARALKIICRKWKAAGKMPGAVIVEGPKSGGHQGAKYEELFAPEHQLEAILPPIKEERDKWGDFPIIAAGGIWDNNDIKNIMALGADAVQMGTRFIGTYECDASDVLKQVLLDAKEEDIVIVGSPVGYPGRAIKTNLIETLEPNTKKIKCISNCVFPCERGKGANRVGYCIADSLGDAYLGRLQSGLFFSGANGWRLKEIVHVKDLIDELMTEID encoded by the coding sequence ATGACAGAAATTAAAAAGGAAAATGTTGAAAACTCGAATGGAAAAAAGAAAATAGAACTGAAAGGAATAAAAATAGGAAAGTATTTTATTGAAAAACCAATAGTTCAAGGTGGAATGGGTGTTGGAATCAGCTGGGATCAGCTTGCTGGAAACGTTGCTAAAAATGGATGTCTTGGAACAATAAGTGCCATCTGTACTGGATACTATCAAAATATGAGATTTGTTAAAAAAGCAGTAAATGGACGTCCTCTTGGAACAGAAAATGCCTATAACCGTGAAGCACTTTTTGAAATTTTTAAAAATGCAAGAAAAATTTGTGGAGATAAACCACTTGCCTGCAATGTTCTTCATGCAATAAATGATTATGAAAGAGTTGTAAGGGATGCTCTTGATGCAGGAGCAAATATCATTGTTACAGGAGCTGGGCTTCCACTAGAGCTTCCAAGATTGGTAAAAGATTTTCCAGATGTGGAAATTGTGCCAATAGTTTCATCAGCTAGAGCATTGAAAATAATTTGCAGAAAATGGAAAGCAGCTGGTAAAATGCCGGGAGCAGTAATTGTGGAAGGTCCAAAAAGTGGTGGACATCAAGGTGCAAAATATGAAGAATTATTCGCACCTGAACATCAGCTAGAAGCAATCTTGCCACCTATAAAAGAGGAACGTGACAAATGGGGAGATTTCCCAATCATTGCAGCAGGTGGAATATGGGACAATAACGATATAAAAAACATTATGGCTCTTGGAGCAGATGCCGTTCAAATGGGAACAAGATTTATCGGTACTTATGAATGTGATGCAAGTGACGTACTAAAACAGGTACTTCTTGACGCAAAGGAAGAGGATATTGTAATTGTCGGATCTCCAGTAGGTTATCCAGGACGTGCAATAAAAACAAATTTAATAGAAACATTGGAGCCTAATACCAAAAAGATTAAATGTATAAGCAACTGCGTATTTCCTTGTGAGCGTGGAAAAGGTGCAAACAGAGTTGGATACTGTATTGCTGACAGCTTAGGTGATGCTTATTTAGGTAGACTTCAAAGCGGATTATTCTTTTCAGGTGCTAACGGATGGAGATTGAAGGAAATAGTACATGTAAAAGATCTGATAGATGAGCTTATGACAGAAATTGATTAA
- a CDS encoding LPS-assembly protein LptD, with product MKKMRYKRLFILLFCIILLGRLDAAGEVIELETQKSTINLETEEINTEGNVTVKYGDFTINADRLKKIANKNILSGSGNVEFTQGSQIIKADNLIFDMDTKLAKIFNSESYDAKLKLRYGGEETLAEGNKAVFIKNGWFTTSPYENPSYKINAEELEIYPNRKAIARNIGIFAGGKTWLKLPYYVTSLKPSTQRATLFPYIGMDSDRGFFGIMGFDYDLGPLAQGFVDFELSTKQKLAIKFSNDYAFWGNNSGNIFINRFVVPIGNHHKEWDFKWNHKVKNTPKKEKEDRKFYDVGYGIWDLNYQNITTNLMYAVNGNDLKDDYTEFVDKYKQIGFWNLNINQELGQNGELNAKYYWTQDKHALKALTEINDQIMDADNLDPRRTDVDLYKSIKYTNGNNNVAITVDNEDFRDINPGYVGDLNSYRKKRNYEIDFRGPKIKFDYFDSDKDEYGELLGMRDRGDDKTIHWVQNVAYDKREEWGLTFGNYYPFRESDFFGYQPRTRYQNLTNTLYFGVQVKKVDIRKKEYEYDYTRDNENYNTLFLNPLTTDESRIYKVYQDNETIRRPKKIIYEKYRLQKFNVGNDRIDIPFKNSYIGYNMAFENRDYSSLGVPEFVNGRKVEDLDSQTGYRVARDSSGEIIRQSPSIRIFTLDTRLFTTFFDNTSKKNNKYDVKVTNDATVTFQKTTAGSATYNGFDVVEVPTNALGLRNDFNYHIGNVTFNYNLTMRDDRHFKDNWLKNRYVRNYFKADIANKRFVSFDFANNEEYEFENFKAIRDFNREIQYGYLSDAGDNFLYRFEEKNKQLFPHNTSLGWNQKVYKESMKERTFGINYNEWGFEYTNLVNKANDIYGDNPNFGYPALKLKTNYHRLGFVYDTSKMKNKKFESDHYFRINFGFGKKIYRDLNNTPVNIIDDRYIRGNDYTTIGFLYRYENNAQPKFAVDIEKKEKTKENKIIESENHIKDINLVKNSNTQEFSINNANKSSIDKIVVNSDDRLFLSREEEEAYKSYVEEENYRQNKFSLNDFNTKLQNLRSHKKYFQIGMDMQIDGSDAANPSGMKGFDKVNDLSFKIEAGYLEKMFIRYAFIMERPDRIYRNNPTRNSTFDFRKHELEGKYMFSRDPDKPWWVGGKLQYVQNGAQKASDPEIYESSWYAKKVNKLTLGMATLSHRFENIEWEIGAGMKWDKPNNKKLGYYPVVSLKFGITPFPEKNAQFKYSGKGFEFGAGL from the coding sequence ATGAAAAAAATGAGATATAAAAGATTGTTTATTTTGCTGTTTTGTATAATACTTCTCGGAAGACTGGATGCTGCAGGAGAAGTAATAGAACTGGAAACACAAAAATCTACAATAAATCTGGAAACAGAAGAAATAAATACCGAAGGTAATGTTACCGTAAAATATGGAGATTTTACAATAAATGCAGATAGACTGAAAAAGATTGCTAACAAAAATATTCTCTCAGGATCTGGAAATGTTGAATTTACTCAAGGTTCTCAAATTATAAAAGCTGATAACCTTATTTTTGATATGGATACAAAATTAGCTAAGATATTTAATTCAGAAAGTTATGATGCTAAGCTAAAATTACGTTATGGTGGCGAGGAGACTCTAGCTGAGGGAAATAAGGCAGTTTTTATAAAAAATGGATGGTTTACAACGAGTCCATACGAAAATCCAAGTTACAAGATAAATGCAGAAGAGCTGGAAATATATCCCAACAGAAAGGCTATTGCGAGAAATATTGGAATCTTCGCAGGAGGAAAGACATGGCTTAAGCTACCATATTATGTGACGTCCCTAAAACCTTCTACTCAAAGAGCAACATTATTTCCATATATTGGAATGGACAGTGATAGGGGCTTTTTTGGAATAATGGGATTTGATTATGATTTAGGTCCGCTTGCACAGGGATTTGTGGACTTTGAGCTAAGTACGAAGCAGAAATTGGCAATAAAATTTTCAAACGACTATGCCTTTTGGGGAAATAATTCAGGAAATATATTTATAAACAGATTCGTTGTTCCAATTGGAAATCATCATAAGGAATGGGATTTTAAATGGAATCACAAGGTAAAAAATACTCCTAAAAAAGAAAAAGAAGACAGGAAATTTTATGACGTAGGATACGGAATATGGGATTTAAACTATCAAAATATTACAACAAACTTGATGTATGCTGTTAATGGAAACGATCTGAAGGATGACTATACTGAATTTGTAGATAAGTACAAACAAATTGGATTCTGGAATCTGAATATCAATCAGGAGCTCGGGCAGAATGGGGAATTGAATGCGAAATATTACTGGACGCAGGACAAGCATGCGCTTAAAGCGTTGACCGAAATAAATGATCAAATTATGGATGCTGACAATTTAGATCCGCGTAGAACAGATGTTGATTTATATAAAAGTATAAAATATACAAATGGAAACAATAATGTTGCGATAACAGTTGATAATGAAGATTTTCGGGATATTAACCCAGGATATGTGGGAGATTTAAATTCATATAGAAAAAAACGTAACTATGAAATTGATTTTAGAGGACCGAAAATAAAATTTGATTATTTTGATTCTGACAAGGACGAATATGGAGAGTTACTTGGAATGCGTGATCGTGGTGATGATAAAACGATTCACTGGGTTCAGAATGTCGCGTATGACAAAAGAGAAGAGTGGGGACTAACTTTTGGAAATTACTATCCATTCAGAGAAAGTGATTTTTTTGGCTATCAGCCAAGAACAAGATATCAGAATCTGACAAATACTTTGTATTTTGGGGTACAAGTAAAGAAAGTTGATATAAGAAAAAAAGAATACGAGTATGACTATACTAGAGATAACGAAAATTACAACACTTTATTCTTGAATCCGTTAACTACTGATGAGAGCAGAATATACAAAGTTTATCAAGACAATGAAACAATTCGCCGTCCAAAGAAAATTATCTATGAAAAATACAGGCTTCAAAAGTTTAATGTGGGGAATGATAGGATTGATATTCCGTTTAAGAATTCATATATTGGATATAATATGGCATTTGAGAACAGGGATTATAGTAGCTTAGGGGTACCTGAATTTGTTAATGGACGGAAAGTGGAGGATCTAGATTCTCAGACAGGATACAGGGTAGCGAGGGATTCGAGCGGAGAAATCATAAGACAAAGTCCTTCAATAAGAATCTTTACGCTGGATACACGTCTATTTACAACATTTTTTGACAATACATCAAAGAAAAATAATAAATATGACGTAAAAGTTACAAATGATGCGACTGTTACATTTCAGAAAACAACAGCAGGAAGTGCAACATACAATGGATTTGATGTTGTAGAAGTGCCTACAAACGCATTAGGACTTAGAAATGACTTCAATTATCATATAGGAAATGTAACGTTTAATTATAACTTGACAATGAGAGATGATAGGCATTTTAAGGATAACTGGTTAAAAAATAGATATGTCAGAAATTACTTCAAGGCTGATATTGCAAATAAAAGATTTGTAAGCTTTGATTTTGCTAATAATGAAGAATATGAATTTGAAAACTTCAAGGCTATAAGGGATTTTAATAGAGAGATTCAATATGGGTATCTTTCAGATGCAGGAGATAACTTTCTTTATCGTTTTGAAGAAAAGAATAAACAATTATTCCCTCATAACACAAGTCTTGGATGGAATCAGAAAGTTTACAAGGAATCCATGAAGGAAAGAACATTTGGGATAAACTACAATGAATGGGGATTTGAATATACAAATCTCGTAAACAAAGCAAACGATATTTATGGAGATAATCCAAATTTTGGTTATCCTGCACTAAAATTGAAGACAAATTATCATAGATTGGGATTTGTTTATGATACATCAAAGATGAAGAATAAAAAATTTGAATCAGATCATTATTTTAGGATAAATTTTGGATTTGGTAAAAAGATATATAGAGACTTGAATAATACCCCGGTAAATATTATTGATGATAGATATATTCGTGGAAATGACTATACGACAATAGGATTTCTGTACAGATATGAAAATAATGCTCAACCGAAGTTTGCAGTAGATATAGAAAAAAAAGAAAAGACAAAGGAAAATAAAATTATAGAATCTGAAAATCATATTAAGGACATAAACTTAGTAAAAAATTCAAATACTCAAGAATTTTCTATTAATAATGCCAACAAATCTTCAATTGATAAAATAGTTGTCAATAGCGACGACAGACTTTTTCTTAGCAGAGAAGAAGAGGAAGCATATAAAAGTTATGTCGAAGAGGAAAATTATCGTCAAAACAAGTTCAGCCTGAATGATTTCAATACAAAATTACAGAATTTAAGAAGCCATAAAAAATATTTCCAAATTGGAATGGACATGCAAATAGATGGATCTGATGCGGCTAATCCAAGTGGAATGAAAGGATTTGACAAAGTTAATGACTTATCCTTCAAGATTGAGGCTGGATATTTGGAAAAAATGTTTATCAGATATGCCTTTATAATGGAAAGACCTGATAGAATATATAGAAATAATCCGACACGTAACAGCACATTTGATTTCAGAAAGCATGAACTTGAAGGAAAATATATGTTTTCAAGAGATCCTGACAAGCCTTGGTGGGTTGGTGGAAAACTTCAATATGTTCAGAATGGAGCACAAAAAGCTTCTGATCCTGAAATCTATGAAAGTTCGTGGTATGCTAAGAAAGTTAATAAGCTGACATTGGGAATGGCAACTTTAAGCCACCGTTTTGAAAATATCGAATGGGAAATTGGAGCAGGAATGAAATGGGATAAGCCAAATAACAAAAAGCTAGGCTATTATCCAGTAGTATCTCTTAAATTTGGAATAACACCATTCCCTGAAAAAAATGCACAGTTTAAATATTCTGGAAAAGGATTTGAATTTGGAGCAGGATTATAA
- the galE gene encoding UDP-glucose 4-epimerase GalE, with protein sequence MKTILVPGGAGYIGSHTVLDLIKKGFNPIIVDDFSNSNKKVITILEDLSGTKISFYELDVKNKEGLRKIFSENKIDAVINFAGFKAVGESVEKPLMYYENNLFGMITLLEMMKEFNVKNIVFSSSATVYGISDKVPFVETDPMGEVTNPYGRTKVIIENILMDLAKSDKTWNIIALRYFNPLGAHESGRIGEDPNGIPNNLSPYITQVAVGKLEKLHIFGNDYNTTDGTCIRDFIHVNDLAAGHSAALNYLFNNKNLGFEAINLGSEKGYSVLEILHNFEKAVGKEIPYIIDARRAGDIAVCYADASKAKKLLNWEAKYTIEDMCRDSWNWQKKNPNGFKN encoded by the coding sequence ATGAAAACAATTTTGGTTCCAGGAGGAGCTGGATATATAGGTTCTCACACAGTTTTAGATTTAATAAAGAAAGGATTTAATCCAATAATAGTAGATGATTTTAGCAACTCAAACAAAAAAGTTATTACAATTTTAGAAGACCTTTCTGGAACAAAAATATCTTTTTATGAACTCGATGTGAAAAATAAAGAAGGTTTACGAAAAATATTCAGTGAAAATAAAATTGATGCTGTAATTAATTTTGCTGGATTCAAGGCTGTTGGAGAATCTGTGGAAAAACCACTTATGTACTATGAAAATAATTTATTTGGTATGATTACTTTGCTTGAAATGATGAAAGAATTTAATGTAAAAAATATTGTATTCAGTTCTTCGGCTACGGTTTACGGAATTTCTGATAAAGTTCCTTTCGTGGAAACAGATCCAATGGGAGAAGTTACAAATCCTTATGGACGTACAAAAGTAATTATCGAGAATATTTTAATGGATTTAGCAAAATCTGATAAGACTTGGAACATTATTGCACTTAGATATTTTAATCCATTAGGGGCTCACGAAAGCGGAAGAATTGGAGAAGACCCAAATGGAATTCCAAATAATCTTTCCCCTTATATAACTCAAGTTGCAGTTGGAAAATTGGAAAAATTACATATTTTTGGAAATGATTACAACACTACTGACGGAACTTGTATAAGAGATTTCATTCATGTAAACGATTTGGCAGCAGGACATTCAGCAGCATTAAATTATTTATTTAATAACAAAAATCTTGGTTTTGAGGCGATAAATTTAGGAAGTGAAAAAGGGTATAGCGTCCTTGAAATCTTACATAATTTTGAAAAAGCTGTTGGAAAAGAAATTCCTTATATAATTGATGCACGGAGAGCAGGAGATATTGCTGTTTGTTATGCTGATGCCTCAAAAGCCAAAAAATTATTAAACTGGGAAGCAAAATACACTATCGAAGATATGTGTAGAGATTCTTGGAACTGGCAGAAAAAAAATCCAAATGGATTTAAGAATTAA
- a CDS encoding thioredoxin family protein, producing the protein MSKIINYAGENFDNETISQTGLTLVDFYAIWCGPCQMLEKVLTEVADSSECKIVRVDIDDYPEFGAKFKIRGLPMLILFKNGKILETLNGFQTFDEIMGKINLHN; encoded by the coding sequence ATGAGTAAAATCATTAATTATGCTGGTGAAAACTTTGATAATGAAACAATTTCTCAAACTGGGCTTACACTTGTTGATTTTTATGCTATCTGGTGTGGACCTTGTCAAATGCTTGAAAAAGTTCTTACTGAAGTAGCTGATAGTTCAGAGTGTAAGATTGTAAGAGTTGACATTGACGATTATCCTGAGTTTGGAGCTAAATTTAAGATAAGAGGACTTCCTATGCTTATACTTTTTAAAAATGGAAAAATTCTAGAAACTTTAAACGGATTTCAAACTTTTGATGAAATTATGGGAAAAATTAATTTACATAATTAA
- a CDS encoding aminopeptidase, with protein sequence MNNFEEKLSKYAEVIVKIGANVQKGQKVWVNCTTDALPLVYKVTELAYQVGASDVHVKLTDDKLSRLHAEYQSKEVYSHIPQWAIDERNDYLDNNVVFIHILSSSPNLFAGIDAEKLGALTKNAGEAYKHYRTCIMTDINSWTIASYPSADWAKLVFPDEANTDIAQEKLLDAILKTVRVDKTDPVKAWEEHRQNLTEKAEFLNNKNFIALHYTSKGTDLTVGLPKNHIWVAAGSKNAKGADFLPNMPTEEVFTAGDRDRVDGYVSNKKPLSYQGNIIDNFKLTFKDGKVVDFEAEQGYEILKQLLDTDEGSRRIGEVALVPNDSPISNSGLLYYQTLFDENASNHLALGAAYPTTLKDGTKMTEEELEKAHINQSISHVDFMIGDAEMDIDGILEDGTRVPVFRKGNWAF encoded by the coding sequence ATGAACAACTTTGAAGAAAAATTAAGTAAATATGCAGAAGTAATTGTAAAAATTGGAGCAAATGTACAGAAAGGGCAGAAAGTCTGGGTAAACTGTACAACTGATGCTTTACCGTTAGTCTATAAGGTTACAGAATTAGCTTATCAAGTGGGAGCAAGTGATGTTCATGTTAAATTGACAGATGATAAATTATCAAGACTTCATGCTGAATATCAATCAAAAGAAGTCTATTCACACATTCCACAATGGGCAATTGACGAAAGAAATGATTATCTTGACAATAATGTCGTATTTATCCACATTTTAAGCAGTTCTCCAAATTTATTTGCTGGAATTGATGCTGAAAAGCTGGGAGCATTGACAAAAAATGCTGGAGAAGCCTATAAACATTACAGAACATGCATTATGACAGATATAAATTCATGGACAATTGCTAGCTATCCTTCAGCAGACTGGGCAAAACTTGTATTCCCAGATGAAGCAAATACTGACATTGCACAGGAAAAACTGCTTGATGCAATATTAAAGACTGTAAGAGTTGATAAAACTGATCCGGTTAAGGCTTGGGAAGAACATAGACAAAATTTGACTGAAAAAGCTGAATTTTTAAACAATAAAAACTTTATAGCACTTCATTATACTTCAAAAGGTACTGACTTGACAGTAGGACTTCCTAAAAATCACATTTGGGTAGCAGCTGGAAGTAAAAATGCGAAAGGGGCGGATTTCTTGCCAAATATGCCGACAGAAGAAGTATTTACAGCTGGAGATAGAGACCGTGTAGATGGTTATGTTTCAAATAAAAAGCCACTTTCTTATCAAGGGAATATCATTGATAACTTTAAATTAACTTTTAAAGATGGAAAAGTTGTGGATTTTGAAGCGGAGCAAGGATATGAGATTTTGAAGCAGCTGCTTGATACTGATGAAGGTTCGAGAAGAATTGGAGAAGTTGCCCTTGTGCCGAATGATTCCCCTATTTCTAACTCTGGGCTTCTTTATTACCAGACATTATTTGATGAAAACGCCTCAAACCATCTGGCATTGGGTGCAGCATACCCAACTACTCTAAAAGATGGTACAAAAATGACTGAAGAAGAACTTGAAAAAGCTCACATTAATCAGTCTATTTCCCACGTTGACTTTATGATTGGTGATGCGGAAATGGATATTGATGGAATTTTGGAAGATGGGACAAGAGTTCCTGTATTTAGAAAAGGGAATTGGGCATTTTAA
- a CDS encoding DeoR/GlpR family DNA-binding transcription regulator, with protein sequence MFLDERLEKILEILKNEKKVKVTDLAKKFNVSEVIIRKNLKRLEQEGKLKRTHGGAILLQELVHTSTLEERIINRTTNKEIIARKIIDNITDGETVFFDITSINYIAAEYLANSSKEMTLITNMPSITTHFNKNSKIDIIMIGGEYNKEIGGNVGIEAIDYIKKYNVDKSFIGSAGIDLEAGKVMNFEANDGNTKKEIMNISKKIFLATEYRKLGILGNYKFSNLSNFDVFICEKDKKDFLENYKKSFNEFEVKIL encoded by the coding sequence ATGTTTTTAGATGAAAGACTAGAAAAAATACTGGAAATTTTAAAAAATGAGAAAAAAGTAAAAGTTACTGACTTAGCCAAGAAATTCAATGTTTCAGAAGTTATTATAAGGAAAAATCTGAAAAGATTGGAACAAGAAGGCAAGCTCAAAAGAACTCATGGAGGAGCAATTCTGCTACAGGAATTAGTTCACACAAGTACCCTTGAGGAAAGAATTATTAATAGAACAACAAATAAGGAAATTATTGCCAGAAAAATCATTGACAATATTACAGATGGGGAAACTGTATTTTTTGATATTACAAGTATAAATTACATCGCCGCCGAATATCTTGCAAATTCCTCAAAGGAAATGACCTTAATAACGAATATGCCCAGCATTACTACTCATTTTAATAAAAATTCAAAAATAGATATTATTATGATTGGTGGGGAGTATAATAAGGAAATCGGTGGAAATGTGGGGATCGAAGCGATTGATTACATAAAAAAATACAATGTTGACAAATCTTTCATCGGAAGTGCCGGAATCGATCTGGAAGCTGGAAAAGTAATGAATTTTGAAGCAAACGATGGAAATACAAAAAAAGAAATAATGAATATCTCCAAAAAGATTTTTCTTGCAACTGAATACCGAAAATTAGGAATTTTGGGAAATTATAAATTTAGTAATTTATCAAATTTTGATGTGTTTATTTGTGAAAAAGACAAAAAAGATTTTTTAGAAAATTACAAAAAATCATTTAATGAATTTGAAGTAAAAATTTTATAA
- a CDS encoding copper homeostasis protein CutC yields MKKYTLEICVDSVKSAINAQRGGATRLELCSNLIIGGTTPTKSLFKEVKKNVDIPINVLIRPRFGDFLYSDYDINIIRNEIKIFREAGVNGIVVGVLTKDGEIDVDNMKKFIDEAQNIPITFHRAFDVCKNPIKAFHQLQELKIQNILTSGQAQNCLKGKKLLKELVDLSNKNNEKTRILVGAGLNIENIEEIADFTGAVNFHFSAKKIKQSKMKYRKQNVNMGLKEFDEFEILETDDKLVRKMTDYLQKRF; encoded by the coding sequence ATGAAAAAATATACTCTTGAAATATGTGTAGACAGTGTGAAATCAGCGATAAATGCCCAAAGAGGTGGAGCAACAAGACTAGAACTTTGCAGCAACTTAATAATAGGGGGAACTACTCCTACCAAAAGTTTATTTAAAGAAGTGAAAAAAAATGTAGATATTCCAATAAATGTATTAATACGTCCTAGATTTGGAGATTTTTTGTATTCAGACTATGATATAAATATTATAAGGAATGAAATAAAAATATTTAGAGAAGCGGGAGTTAATGGAATAGTTGTAGGAGTTTTAACTAAAGATGGAGAGATTGATGTGGATAATATGAAGAAATTTATAGATGAGGCTCAGAATATTCCAATAACATTTCATAGGGCATTTGATGTGTGTAAAAATCCAATAAAAGCATTTCATCAGCTGCAGGAACTAAAAATTCAGAATATATTAACATCTGGACAGGCACAAAATTGCCTAAAAGGTAAAAAATTGCTAAAAGAACTGGTTGATCTTTCAAATAAGAATAATGAAAAAACGAGAATACTTGTTGGGGCAGGACTAAATATTGAAAATATTGAGGAAATAGCGGATTTTACAGGTGCAGTTAATTTTCATTTTTCTGCAAAAAAAATTAAGCAAAGTAAAATGAAATATAGAAAACAGAATGTAAATATGGGATTAAAAGAATTTGATGAGTTTGAAATTTTGGAAACAGATGATAAGTTGGTAAGAAAAATGACTGATTATTTGCAGAAAAGATTTTGA